CGTTTGGCTGGTAGTTTTCATCTTCCTGAGTGAAATAGTTGTAGGCGTAGACGTTGTAGTTTCCTGAGTCGCCTTGAATTGCTTGGAAGCTTGCTGAAACATTACCGTTGTTATCTGCATAGAGCCACTGGGTGCCGCCGTCTGGCAGTGTTAACGCTACACCACGTGTATAAGCTTCGCCGCGTTCGTAGGAGAGTTTACCGGTTACACAGGTTTGAGTTGGCTCGGCAAAAACGGGCCAGTCAAGGTTTATCCACTGAACCCACTCGTTTGCGCTGGTCACTGGGATGCTGACGTAAACCGAACCCGGTAGGCTCGCCAGGTAGTCAGGTAAGGTGCCAGTAAATTGTCCGTCAAGGGGATCGCCTAGGTTATCGGTCAATGTGCCGTTACCAACAAATTCCCATTTGCTGTATCGATAGACGTAGATAGGGACTTGAATACCAGCAATATCCAGCGCAACGTCTTCAGTAATGGTGCGATAGGCTTCAGGAGAAACATATGCCTGAACCGTTGGGGTATCCCCCGAGGCGGCTAGCCTTTCAGAGATTGGTAATAAGTCACCATTTTGGTCTGTAATAGAGATTTGCGCAAAGGTGGTGGAAATGAGGCGATAAGGGTCTTCCTGTGAATTATCGACAGCAAAGTTGGTGCCGACACCTTGGTTTTCCGTTTCACCATATCCGACAAAATCACCCGGAAAGGATTGAATGTCTGTTATATCGGCTGAATCGAAGTGCGCCATTTCAACTGTTAGCGCTTCGACATCATCTCCGATTGCTTCAATCGGAAGGTCGATCTTTAAATTTGACGCTGTTTCAGACATCGCCAGCGGCGTGCCGGCACGAATTGCTTTGCGACCGTCACTGTCTTTGACCAACGAGAAGGTGACACTTTGTTTGTCGCTGCTGCTTGCAACAATCTGTAGATCTTGTTTTTTGAAAGATTGAACAACAACAGGGGAGATGATGGCGTCTGCTGCAATGGCAACGGAATTTTCATCAATGGCGAATAATCGCTCACCGCTTGTGAAGCCAGCTTTGTTGTAGCTTACGATAACTGATGTGGCGCTGCTGGCATTCTCAAATGTTGGCAACTGTGCTTCAAAAACACCGTCTGAATCCGTTGTTGACGATTGTAGAAACAGGGATGCTCCCGTTTTGTCGACGATGCTAATGCTAACGTCAGCGTTAGGGATAGCTTGATAATCTGGAGTAGTCAGGGTGCCAGATACTGCTTGGAGTAAAGTAGCCTGAGGTGAGGGGTTACCGGTATCTGGGGTGCCCGTTTCCGGGGTTTCAACATTTGGTGTGGAAGTGTTGGGCGAGTCGTCGCCTGAGCCGCCACAACCGACGAGTATCGAAGCCAATGCAATGGCTAAGATCGAGGGTTTAGTTTTGAGCATATGTCCGATTCCTTGGATAAAATCGGCCTATTATTTTCAACTTAATGTTTTAATGTTATTAATAATGTATTTACATTGTCTCATATGCGAGACACTTCAATGTGTGATTAATATTATTCGGAGTGGGAAGCTAAAACAGTGGAAAGTGGAGGCAAATGTAGAGGAACTTTATCGATCATTCGACTGCGGAATGTGATCCGCAGTCAAGTATTAGGAATGGTTATGAATGGTATTGCTCGCAAGCCAGCAGGGTATTTTCAATCAGCGTTGCCACTGTCATTGGGCCAACACCACCAGGTACTGGTGTGATGTGACTGGCTTTCTCCGCTGCCACACCATATTCAACATCACCCACCAACTTGCCATCTTCCAGTCGGTTAATACCCACATCAATGACGACTGCGCCAGGCTTAATCCAATCACCGGGAATAAAGTTCGGTTTGCCCACAGCAACGACCAAGAGATCAGCTTGGCGAACGTGTCCTTCTAAATCTTTGGTAAAACGGTGACACGTGGTGGTGGTGCAGCCTGCAAGTAACAGTTCCATCGTCATTGGACGGCCAACAATGTTTGACGCGCCGACGACGACAGCATGTTTGCCACGCAGAGGGACGTTGTAGCGCTCAAGCAGTGTAACGATACCTTTTGGCGTACATGAGCGCAGCTTTGGCATACGCTGGCAAAGGCGTCCTACATTGTATGGATGGAAACCATCGACATCTTTCTCTGGGTGGATACGCTCAAGCACATTGGTAGGGTCCATTTGTGCAGGAAGAGGCAATTGCACCAGAATGCCATCGATTTCTGGGTCAGCGTTCAGATCGTCAATTAAGCTCAAGAGCTCTGCTTCGCTGGTGCTTGAAGGGAGGTCGTAAGACTTGGAAACAAAGC
The nucleotide sequence above comes from Grimontia kaedaensis. Encoded proteins:
- the folD gene encoding bifunctional methylenetetrahydrofolate dehydrogenase/methenyltetrahydrofolate cyclohydrolase FolD, with amino-acid sequence MAAQIIDGKLISQTVRQEVAARVEARKAAGLRAPGLAVVLVGDDPASQVYVGSKRRVCEEVGFVSKSYDLPSSTSEAELLSLIDDLNADPEIDGILVQLPLPAQMDPTNVLERIHPEKDVDGFHPYNVGRLCQRMPKLRSCTPKGIVTLLERYNVPLRGKHAVVVGASNIVGRPMTMELLLAGCTTTTCHRFTKDLEGHVRQADLLVVAVGKPNFIPGDWIKPGAVVIDVGINRLEDGKLVGDVEYGVAAEKASHITPVPGGVGPMTVATLIENTLLACEQYHS